A window of the Acipenser ruthenus chromosome 30, fAciRut3.2 maternal haplotype, whole genome shotgun sequence genome harbors these coding sequences:
- the LOC117394703 gene encoding protein phosphatase 1 regulatory subunit 14A, translated as MAGNRVGRRYHNKVHSPNRGIGEQGIGLQRRQARVTVKYDRKELQKRVDVEKWIDDSLDELYSGRESEMPEVDIDGLLDLLSDQERGQKLQDILHLCKNNTEPFIKELVFKLSGLQKQEELHKKGIEPHH; from the exons ATGGCAGGGAATAGGGTCGGAAGACGGTACCATAACAAGGTTCACTCGCCGAACCGGGGGATCGGAGAACAGGGGATCGGGCTGCAGAGGAGGCAGGCGAGGGTGACGGTCAAATACGACAGGAAGGAGCTGCAAAAACGTGTGGATGTGGAGAAGTGGATCGACGACAGCTTGGATGAGCTGTATTCGGGAAGG GAATCGGAGATGCCTGAAGTGGATATCGATGGCTTGTTAGATCTGCTGAGTGACCAGGAACGGGGACAGAAACTGCAG GATATCCTCCATTTGTGCAAAAACAACACAGAG cCGTTTATCAAGGAACTGGTCTTTAAACTCAGCGGACTTCAGAAACAGGAAGAGCTTCACAAAAAAGGAATCGAGCCTcaccactag
- the LOC117394643 gene encoding cdc42 effector protein 3-like, producing MPAKTPIYLKTSTPKRGKKLKLRDVLSVDMISPPLGDFRHSAHVGPAGEGDMFGDVSFMQGKLDLLPETGRRASEEAAQGRTLRDEFLAGKKNHSGSLLKSAVSLPAFGQELPPPKPPRLHLDDCPGLRFMSVSHSAETGVCFRGDEELSYSTSVSAGFGHLLASSSSLSEGSSSSSEEMGAGCSCYGPLGPSRGLSLDSDAGLSNEDLLSEIREPADVPKSESVFKMDLDLGPSILEDVLRIMDAYKLRGRHCEL from the coding sequence ATGCCGGCTAAGACCCCCATCTACTTGAAAACCTCCACTCCAAAGCGGGGTAAGAAACTCAAGCTGCGGGACGTCCTGTCCGTGGATATGATCAGCCCCCCTCTGGGTGATTTCCGTCACAGTGCCCATGTGGGGCCGGCAGGGGAGGGGGACATGTTCGGGGACGTGAGCTTCATGCAGGGCAAGCTGGATTTGCTCCCGGAGACGGGCAGGAGAGCCAGCGAGGAGGCAGCCCAGGGCAGGACTCTCAGAGATGAGTTCCTGGCTGGGAAAAAGAACCACAGCGGCTCCCTGCTCAAAAGCGCCGTCTCCCTGCCCGCCTTCGGACAGGAGCTTCCTCCGCCCAAGCCTCCCAGGCTGCACCTGGACGACTGCCCGGGCCTGAGGTTCATGTCGGTGAGCCACTCTGCGGAGACTGGGGTCTGTTTCCGCGGCGACGAGGAGCTGAGTTACTCCACCTCTGTCTCGGCTGGtttcgggcacctgctggctTCCTCCAGCTCGCTCTCTGAGGGTTCCTCCTCCAGCTCCGAGGAGATGGGGGCAGGCTGTTCCTGCTACGGGCCCCTGGGCCCCAGCAGGGGGCTGAGTCTCGACTCAGATGCAGGCCTCAGCAACGAGGACCTCCTGAGCGAGATCAGAGAGCCCGCCGACGTCCCCAAGTCAGAGTCTGTCTTCAAGATGGATCTGGACCTGGGACCGTCCATCCTGGAAGACGTCCTGAGGATCATGGACGCCTATAAGTTGCGGGGCAGGCACTGTGAGCTGTAG